Proteins from a single region of Candidatus Neomarinimicrobiota bacterium:
- the cysK gene encoding cysteine synthase A, whose amino-acid sequence MARLYQDNSLSIGHTPLVRINRLADGVDAKIYGKVEGRNPAYSVKCRIAANMIWDAEERGLITDKTTVIEPTSGNTGIGLAYVCAARGIPLILTMPETLNEERRKMMHAFGAELILTDGDQGMRGSIDKAEEILNSDPDKYFMPNQFENPANPDIHQKTTGPEIWEDTDGEIDILIAGVGTGGTITGISRFIKHDQGKQIQSVAVEPAGSPVLSGGEPGSHKIPGIGAGFKPEILDVDVVDEVVTIDDETAWSTARDLAQKEGIIVGISSGAAMAAALNVAAREGNAGKTIVTILPDSGERYLSTPLFDK is encoded by the coding sequence ATGGCACGGTTGTATCAGGATAACAGTTTAAGCATCGGACACACGCCACTGGTTCGTATCAACAGATTGGCAGATGGAGTGGACGCAAAAATTTATGGCAAGGTGGAAGGCCGGAATCCCGCCTATTCCGTGAAGTGTCGTATAGCCGCCAACATGATTTGGGATGCTGAAGAACGCGGACTTATTACTGATAAAACGACTGTGATTGAACCAACCAGCGGGAATACCGGGATTGGGCTGGCATACGTTTGCGCCGCAAGAGGAATTCCGCTGATTCTGACCATGCCGGAAACTTTGAATGAAGAGCGCCGGAAAATGATGCATGCGTTTGGCGCGGAGCTGATTTTAACGGACGGCGATCAAGGTATGCGTGGGTCAATTGATAAAGCGGAAGAGATTCTGAATTCCGATCCGGATAAATATTTTATGCCGAATCAGTTCGAAAATCCTGCCAACCCGGACATTCACCAAAAAACCACCGGGCCGGAAATCTGGGAAGACACGGACGGAGAAATCGATATACTGATAGCGGGTGTTGGGACCGGCGGCACCATCACCGGAATCAGCCGATTCATCAAACACGACCAGGGAAAACAGATCCAGTCCGTCGCGGTGGAGCCGGCCGGATCGCCGGTATTGTCCGGCGGGGAACCCGGGTCCCATAAGATTCCGGGCATTGGCGCTGGATTCAAGCCGGAGATTCTGGACGTGGATGTCGTTGATGAAGTCGTGACTATTGATGACGAAACGGCCTGGAGCACTGCCAGAGATCTTGCTCAGAAGGAAGGAATTATCGTCGGGATTTCCAGCGGCGCCGCTATGGCTGCAGCGCTAAACGTGGCTGCCAGAGAAGGAAATGCCGGCAAAACCATTGTCACAATTCTCCCCGATTCGGGCGAACGCTATCTTTCTACACCGCTGTTCGACAAATAG
- a CDS encoding DUF3524 domain-containing protein, with the protein MNNTPENSKVPEISLATKFQEQKVSRPIYGLEPFFGGSHKEFLQGLKNHLDWPFRILPMSPHHWKWRMHRSAQYYADVIRKEQLEPGIIFASDFTHLSALRGLMDSPSQWTWLLYFHENQLTYPFRDKRERDLTFAHMNIQSAMAADRVYFNSAFHLRDFLEAIPEFYQRFVDYKPRELVQRIRSKSIVMPLGLDLQRFDSVSPPSNESDAGTILWNQRWEHDKNPELFFRSLFQLAEDEIPFNLIVCGERFEDYPAIFDTARERLSGHILHWGYAEEWARYAELLHHADIVLSTAQHEFFGIAALEALYCRCYPLFPKRLVYPEYVPEARQGQNLYTSDRDLYRKLKFALTRLEGTRNIHFRDIAGEFDWTRMAPRWEQLFSSWDR; encoded by the coding sequence TTGAATAATACTCCGGAAAATAGTAAGGTTCCAGAGATTTCACTCGCAACGAAATTTCAGGAGCAGAAAGTGTCCCGGCCCATCTATGGACTCGAACCGTTTTTCGGTGGCTCCCACAAGGAGTTTCTCCAGGGGTTGAAAAATCACCTGGATTGGCCCTTCCGGATCCTTCCCATGTCCCCTCACCACTGGAAATGGCGGATGCACAGGTCAGCGCAATACTACGCGGATGTTATCCGGAAGGAGCAGCTGGAGCCGGGGATTATCTTCGCCTCTGATTTCACTCATCTGTCAGCGCTCCGGGGTTTGATGGATTCTCCGTCACAATGGACCTGGCTGCTTTACTTCCATGAAAACCAACTAACCTATCCGTTCCGGGATAAGAGGGAGCGGGATCTCACTTTTGCCCATATGAATATTCAGTCGGCGATGGCGGCGGATCGGGTTTACTTCAATTCCGCATTTCACCTCCGGGATTTCCTGGAAGCCATTCCGGAGTTCTACCAGCGATTCGTGGATTATAAACCGCGGGAGCTCGTCCAGCGAATCCGGTCAAAATCGATTGTGATGCCGCTCGGCCTTGACCTGCAACGCTTTGATTCCGTATCACCTCCATCCAATGAATCCGATGCCGGTACCATTCTCTGGAATCAACGGTGGGAGCACGACAAAAATCCAGAGCTGTTTTTCAGGAGTCTCTTTCAGCTGGCTGAGGACGAGATCCCGTTTAATTTGATTGTTTGCGGAGAACGATTCGAAGATTATCCGGCAATTTTTGATACCGCCAGGGAGCGTCTCTCCGGCCATATCCTTCACTGGGGATACGCCGAAGAATGGGCACGGTACGCCGAACTGCTCCATCACGCCGATATTGTTCTTAGTACTGCACAGCATGAATTTTTCGGCATTGCGGCTTTAGAGGCACTTTACTGCCGGTGCTATCCGCTGTTTCCAAAGCGGCTCGTCTATCCGGAATACGTACCGGAAGCCCGTCAAGGCCAAAACCTGTACACCTCTGATCGTGACTTATATCGCAAGTTGAAATTTGCGCTTACCAGGCTCGAGGGCACCCGGAATATTCACTTCAGAGATATTGCGGGAGAATTCGACTGGACCCGGATGGCCCCCAGATGGGAACAACTTTTCTCTTCCTGGGACAGATAA
- a CDS encoding MBL fold metallo-hydrolase: MDSTVHSTSPAHHTENGFRNPYSTWEDHGFRDMLKWSFSDKPEIPETYTLPWVENNLSFLGENSSPSYTWIGHATFLIEIDGKTILTDPFFSDRASPVQWAGPKRMVPPALPLEDLPPIDFVVISHNHYDHLDYHTVKYLADRGSHFIVPLEMDKWFRGHGMPNVTALDWWQRFSNDGLTFHATPAQHFCARTPFDRNDVLWASWVIESTDHVCYFAGDTGYFPGFKEIANRFPAIDVALLPIGAYAPRWFMGPVHLDPSQAVQVFTDLGAEYAIAMHWGTIKLTDEAMDEPPILLKESLKSAGIPSERFPVFAHGETRRMMEEGWRILQGTEAQKTLRNFSLP, encoded by the coding sequence ATGGATAGCACTGTACACTCGACATCACCGGCCCATCACACTGAGAACGGCTTCCGGAATCCGTATTCTACCTGGGAAGACCATGGATTCCGGGATATGCTCAAATGGAGTTTCAGCGATAAGCCAGAGATTCCGGAAACCTATACGCTCCCGTGGGTTGAAAATAATCTTTCCTTCCTTGGAGAAAACAGTAGTCCGTCCTATACCTGGATAGGCCACGCTACATTCCTCATCGAAATCGATGGTAAGACGATATTGACCGATCCGTTTTTCTCCGACCGTGCGAGTCCGGTGCAATGGGCCGGCCCAAAGCGAATGGTGCCGCCTGCTTTACCACTCGAGGACCTGCCGCCAATCGATTTTGTAGTGATTTCCCATAACCACTATGATCACCTGGATTATCACACTGTCAAATATTTAGCAGACCGGGGCAGCCACTTTATCGTGCCACTGGAAATGGATAAATGGTTCCGGGGCCACGGGATGCCGAATGTTACTGCTCTGGACTGGTGGCAGCGTTTTTCCAATGATGGTCTTACATTTCATGCGACTCCGGCACAGCATTTTTGTGCCCGAACGCCGTTCGACCGGAATGACGTTCTCTGGGCCAGTTGGGTGATCGAATCGACTGATCATGTCTGCTACTTCGCCGGGGATACCGGTTATTTTCCAGGATTCAAAGAAATCGCAAATCGTTTCCCCGCGATTGATGTCGCGCTCCTCCCAATCGGCGCCTATGCGCCCCGGTGGTTTATGGGGCCAGTGCATCTTGATCCGTCGCAGGCTGTGCAGGTTTTTACCGACCTGGGGGCAGAATATGCGATTGCCATGCACTGGGGCACGATTAAACTGACAGACGAAGCCATGGACGAACCACCAATCCTGCTGAAAGAATCCTTGAAATCTGCGGGGATCCCTTCTGAGCGATTTCCCGTGTTTGCCCACGGTGAAACCAGGAGGATGATGGAAGAAGGATGGCGTATACTGCAGGGTACTGAGGCGCAGAAAACTCTCAGGAATTTTTCCCTCCCCTAA
- a CDS encoding ubiquinol-cytochrome c reductase iron-sulfur subunit — protein MSQDFKRRTIVNWLLGGGVIAWLSAIFFPVLKYLQPPSIPEAVVSSVKAATVNELANNSSKIFKFGNKPGLLIKTPAGEWRAFTAICTHLDCIVQYRDDLEHIWCACHNGHYDLQGRNISGPPPRPLEEYDVNIQGKDVYVSKRT, from the coding sequence ATGAGCCAGGATTTCAAGCGTCGGACTATAGTAAACTGGTTGCTCGGAGGGGGAGTAATTGCGTGGCTGAGCGCAATATTTTTCCCGGTATTAAAATACCTCCAACCGCCGAGTATTCCGGAAGCGGTGGTTTCTTCGGTCAAGGCTGCAACTGTTAATGAACTAGCAAATAACTCCAGTAAAATATTCAAATTCGGAAATAAACCGGGCCTCTTGATCAAGACGCCTGCAGGAGAGTGGCGTGCTTTTACGGCCATCTGTACCCATTTGGATTGCATTGTCCAATATCGGGACGACCTGGAGCATATCTGGTGTGCCTGTCATAACGGCCATTACGATCTGCAGGGGCGTAATATCTCCGGACCGCCACCCAGACCGCTGGAAGAATACGACGTTAATATTCAGGGAAAAGACGTCTACGTATCGAAAAGGACGTAA
- a CDS encoding cytochrome bc complex cytochrome b subunit, with protein sequence MKESILSWLKNRYPVDSVTEFAQKKKVPLFQGTIWYYFGGITLFLFLIQVATGILLLFYYRTGADQAYESVKFLMTKVHFGWLIRSIHSWAANLMVLSAFIHMFSVFFTRAYRKPRELTWITGMVLFLLAMAFGFSGYLLPWNELAFFATKVGTDIVGAVPFVGDFLLTLLRGGSDVTGATLSRFFGFHVALFPGIFTLFLVIHLAFVQVQGMSKPIGAKEEELKTMPFFPNFVLRDLLIWLIVLNVLAILAVFFPWELGAKADPFVPAPAGIRPEWYFMFMFQTLKMLPAHIAGLEGETVGVMAFAIAGIFWILIPFFDRSSQRGHKSKLLTYIGIIVVIFILVMTILGYTLS encoded by the coding sequence ATGAAAGAGTCAATTCTAAGTTGGTTAAAAAACAGATATCCCGTTGATTCCGTCACGGAATTTGCCCAAAAGAAAAAGGTGCCTCTGTTTCAGGGGACTATCTGGTATTACTTCGGCGGAATCACCCTCTTTTTGTTCCTGATTCAGGTTGCGACCGGCATTTTACTCCTGTTTTACTACCGGACCGGTGCCGACCAGGCGTATGAGAGTGTGAAGTTTTTAATGACAAAAGTCCATTTCGGCTGGTTGATCCGCTCTATTCACAGCTGGGCGGCGAATTTGATGGTGCTCTCTGCCTTTATCCATATGTTCAGCGTCTTTTTTACGCGGGCGTATCGTAAACCACGGGAACTGACCTGGATAACGGGGATGGTGTTATTCCTGCTGGCTATGGCATTTGGATTTAGTGGCTACCTGCTCCCATGGAATGAGTTAGCTTTTTTCGCGACTAAAGTCGGGACCGATATCGTCGGCGCTGTGCCGTTCGTAGGAGATTTTCTGCTCACCCTGTTACGCGGCGGGAGCGACGTGACCGGGGCTACGCTTTCACGCTTTTTCGGATTTCATGTAGCGCTGTTTCCGGGAATTTTTACTCTCTTCCTAGTTATACATCTTGCGTTTGTCCAGGTCCAGGGTATGAGTAAGCCCATCGGTGCCAAAGAGGAAGAGCTGAAAACGATGCCGTTTTTTCCGAATTTTGTTTTGCGGGATCTTCTTATCTGGCTCATCGTGCTCAACGTACTGGCCATCCTGGCCGTCTTCTTTCCCTGGGAGCTCGGAGCAAAGGCTGATCCCTTCGTTCCAGCGCCAGCGGGCATCCGCCCGGAATGGTATTTTATGTTTATGTTCCAAACGCTCAAGATGTTGCCCGCACACATCGCTGGGCTCGAAGGAGAAACCGTTGGCGTCATGGCGTTTGCTATCGCAGGTATTTTTTGGATTTTGATTCCGTTTTTCGATCGCTCCTCCCAGCGGGGACATAAATCGAAACTGTTAACGTACATAGGAATAATTGTCGTCATCTTCATTCTCGTCATGACAATTTTAGGATATACGCTCTCATGA
- a CDS encoding cytochrome c3 family protein, which translates to MKRILIVTVLSLLFVSIASGQQEEEINTCADCHEMMGAPYDSIVHAQSQDIHAQKDVTCADCHGGDPTTMDFEAAKAPETRFRGKPDPAEIPDLCGSCHADPEYMRQFDPGLAVDQLAKYWTSRHGEKLREGDAKVAECASCHGAHGVLPVDDPRSPVYPTRVPETCNTCHGNSQYMAEYNIPTDQYEEFAGSVHGQALLENKDIGAPACNDCHGNHGATPPGIVSISRVCGTCHINNMDLFQESKHEPIFDMMDLPECETCHGNHGVQHPTDAMIGTGEESVCLNCHGEGDSGYKMAAAMSESIDSLKMVYDSAEVMIQRAEEKDMGVSDLEYSLREVRQSLIQTRTMIHSFDVSRVEEIENEGLSVGQEIIRSARELIDEFYYRRKGLGIFTLVITLVVIALYLKIRHMEQQKPSD; encoded by the coding sequence ATGAAACGAATACTCATTGTCACTGTATTGAGCCTGTTATTTGTATCAATCGCTTCCGGTCAACAGGAGGAAGAAATAAATACCTGCGCTGACTGTCATGAGATGATGGGGGCGCCCTACGATAGTATCGTCCATGCGCAATCCCAGGATATCCATGCCCAGAAGGATGTGACCTGTGCCGATTGTCATGGCGGGGATCCGACTACGATGGATTTTGAGGCAGCGAAGGCGCCGGAAACAAGATTTCGCGGGAAACCCGATCCCGCGGAAATTCCGGATCTTTGTGGATCGTGTCATGCTGATCCGGAATATATGCGCCAGTTTGATCCGGGATTGGCGGTCGACCAGCTCGCGAAATACTGGACGAGTCGTCACGGAGAGAAACTCCGGGAGGGGGATGCGAAAGTTGCTGAGTGCGCGAGCTGTCACGGTGCCCATGGTGTGCTGCCGGTAGACGATCCCCGCTCGCCGGTATATCCAACACGGGTCCCGGAAACATGCAACACCTGCCACGGCAATTCACAGTACATGGCTGAATACAATATTCCAACGGACCAGTACGAAGAATTCGCCGGGAGTGTGCACGGGCAAGCACTTCTCGAGAACAAGGATATCGGTGCGCCGGCATGTAATGACTGTCACGGAAATCACGGCGCTACTCCTCCGGGGATAGTTTCCATATCCCGGGTGTGCGGAACATGCCATATCAATAATATGGATCTGTTTCAGGAAAGTAAGCATGAGCCGATCTTCGACATGATGGATCTGCCTGAGTGCGAAACGTGCCATGGAAATCACGGGGTCCAACATCCCACCGATGCGATGATTGGCACCGGGGAGGAATCTGTCTGCCTGAATTGTCACGGCGAAGGAGACAGCGGCTATAAAATGGCGGCAGCCATGTCTGAGTCTATCGACTCCCTGAAAATGGTCTACGATTCGGCTGAAGTCATGATTCAGCGAGCTGAAGAGAAAGATATGGGGGTCAGCGATCTGGAGTATTCCCTGCGGGAAGTTCGCCAGTCATTGATTCAAACCCGTACAATGATCCACAGTTTTGACGTATCCAGGGTTGAGGAGATAGAAAATGAAGGGCTGTCCGTGGGACAAGAAATTATCCGTTCAGCCAGGGAGCTTATTGATGAATTTTACTACCGACGAAAAGGGTTGGGGATTTTTACTCTGGTCATCACACTCGTTGTGATTGCACTTTATCTGAAGATACGACATATGGAACAGCAAAAACCTTCCGATTAA
- a CDS encoding cytochrome c family protein produces the protein MKILVQVCLLVLFPLTLVFGASDGDTTNFEFSHKYHNEMGLGDCSTCHMSATESTTGTDDLLPNAETCTMCHGDAVTPPTNLKRITDYQTIFSHKRHAVDEEIECSSCHEGILEDEAITADHLPTMNDCYSCHMEDVKQVPEDCGMCHGPEERLTPKTHTATWENYHGMKVSSTGNRGECATCHVEESFCQDCHFGDNVVQQTHPTNWEYTHGIEARRQSTDCSTCHESKQFCADCHQANLVMPITHSVPSWATKAGGGRHAEEATMDIDNCASCHTNPADDPTCLECHSN, from the coding sequence ATGAAAATTCTTGTACAGGTTTGCTTGCTGGTACTTTTCCCGTTGACGCTTGTCTTCGGCGCCTCCGATGGCGATACAACGAATTTTGAATTTTCGCATAAGTACCATAACGAAATGGGACTCGGCGACTGCTCTACATGTCATATGAGTGCCACCGAAAGCACCACCGGCACTGATGATTTACTCCCCAACGCAGAAACCTGCACCATGTGCCATGGCGATGCGGTGACTCCACCGACAAATCTCAAGCGTATCACAGATTATCAGACAATTTTTTCGCACAAGCGCCACGCGGTAGATGAGGAAATTGAGTGCAGTTCATGCCATGAAGGTATTCTCGAGGATGAGGCAATTACAGCTGATCATCTGCCAACGATGAACGACTGCTATTCCTGCCATATGGAGGATGTGAAGCAGGTGCCGGAAGATTGTGGAATGTGCCACGGTCCGGAAGAGCGGTTAACGCCGAAAACCCATACCGCGACCTGGGAAAATTATCACGGTATGAAGGTGAGCAGTACCGGAAACCGGGGAGAGTGCGCTACCTGTCACGTAGAGGAATCGTTCTGCCAGGATTGCCATTTTGGCGATAATGTGGTGCAGCAGACCCATCCCACGAACTGGGAGTATACGCACGGGATTGAAGCACGCCGGCAATCCACGGATTGTAGCACATGCCACGAGAGCAAACAATTTTGTGCGGATTGCCATCAGGCCAATCTGGTGATGCCGATTACACACTCGGTACCGAGTTGGGCAACGAAAGCAGGCGGAGGCCGTCACGCGGAGGAAGCCACCATGGATATAGATAATTGCGCATCATGCCACACGAATCCGGCAGACGATCCTACCTGCCTGGAATGCCATAGTAATTAG
- a CDS encoding cytochrome C554 translates to MGKKFRAIGVFALSVFVLGSMVFAQDDAETDANQFKYVGAKKCMPCHMSPAKGAQYKQWMSSPHSNAYKTLGTEAAKEAAPEGIDNPQEAPECLKCHVTGYEASDDRKVEKYDMTEGVSCESCHGPGSDYWKMPVMMGISKGTMEAAVHGLEYPDEETCIQCHNDESPTFDGFNYEESYKKIAHPNPQNQG, encoded by the coding sequence ATGGGCAAAAAGTTCAGAGCAATTGGTGTATTTGCACTGTCTGTGTTTGTGCTGGGAAGTATGGTTTTTGCGCAGGATGATGCGGAAACGGACGCGAACCAGTTCAAATATGTAGGTGCAAAGAAATGTATGCCGTGTCATATGTCTCCGGCAAAAGGGGCACAGTATAAGCAGTGGATGTCTTCACCGCATTCAAATGCCTACAAAACTCTCGGAACCGAAGCGGCCAAGGAAGCTGCGCCTGAAGGAATTGATAACCCCCAGGAAGCGCCCGAATGTTTAAAATGTCATGTGACCGGATACGAAGCATCCGATGACCGAAAGGTCGAAAAATATGACATGACCGAGGGCGTAAGTTGTGAATCTTGCCATGGCCCGGGGAGTGATTACTGGAAGATGCCGGTGATGATGGGTATTTCAAAGGGCACCATGGAGGCTGCGGTACACGGGCTGGAATATCCGGATGAAGAGACTTGCATCCAGTGCCACAACGACGAAAGCCCGACGTTTGACGGATTTAATTACGAAGAATCGTACAAAAAGATCGCGCATCCGAACCCGCAAAATCAGGGATAG
- a CDS encoding cytochrome b/b6 domain-containing protein, which yields MLPRRVLILGLLFLAVPLFGQTDDECLMCHGDASMMESMGVEEYESLVVDSEKYGGSTHAEMGGCVSCHSDITEFPHPEDPADVDCGMCHYDTQEQWQNSSHGLSVQAGHEDAATCSSCHTAHYVYPPSDSLSTVSRSNEWETCAKCHENEELIEEYDIPQPEAVEMYKTTVHGRELIDQGNLEAASCSDCHGSHKILAGRNIESTMHKMNVPETCGQCHSEIYSKFEQSIHGESLSDGNWEAPSCTDCHGEHSIQRTETEGSRVSKKRQAEQTCADCHNDPDLAAKYGFGAANQVSTYQDSYHGLAVLRGAEDAASCADCHNAHLILPQDDPESSIARSNIAETCGDCHEGATTQFGMSYTHESVMLGRFPVQDIVKWIYIALIILVIGGMFFHNLIIWIKKTRQKYRHEKKEATITRMTSNEMNQHWLLFISFTLLVITGFMLKFPEAGWVQLFSSIGINEAVRGTTHRVAAVVMIALSLYHLYFLIFTKRGREEIRELMFGIRDVKEFWQAMKYYFGKRPTPPSYGHYDYTQKAEYWALIWGTAVMAATGLILWFPTMLGENTPQWLIKVSETIHYYEAILATLAIVIWHFFFTIFHPDEYPMSMIWLNGEMTLEEWREKHPDKYQAMLREVQEYKNEKKSLDDLSIGAQAYVEKYGTEEPPAGE from the coding sequence ATGTTACCCCGACGAGTACTAATTCTGGGACTACTATTCCTGGCTGTTCCCCTTTTCGGACAGACTGATGACGAATGTTTGATGTGTCACGGCGATGCTTCGATGATGGAATCCATGGGTGTCGAAGAATATGAATCGCTGGTTGTTGATAGCGAGAAATATGGCGGTTCGACCCATGCTGAAATGGGCGGGTGCGTGAGTTGTCACTCTGACATCACCGAATTTCCCCATCCGGAAGATCCGGCTGATGTCGATTGTGGCATGTGCCATTACGATACGCAGGAACAGTGGCAGAATAGCAGCCATGGCCTCTCCGTCCAGGCCGGCCACGAAGATGCCGCGACCTGTTCTAGTTGCCATACCGCCCACTATGTCTACCCGCCTTCAGACAGTCTGTCAACGGTCAGCCGATCCAATGAATGGGAAACCTGTGCCAAATGCCATGAAAATGAAGAGTTGATCGAGGAATACGATATCCCGCAGCCGGAAGCAGTGGAGATGTATAAAACCACCGTCCATGGCCGGGAGCTCATCGATCAGGGGAATTTGGAGGCGGCATCCTGCAGCGATTGTCACGGTTCGCATAAAATTCTGGCCGGCCGGAATATCGAATCAACAATGCACAAGATGAACGTTCCGGAGACGTGCGGACAGTGCCATTCGGAAATTTATTCGAAATTCGAACAAAGTATTCATGGCGAATCACTGTCGGACGGGAACTGGGAAGCGCCATCCTGTACCGACTGTCATGGAGAACACTCCATCCAACGGACGGAGACGGAAGGGTCACGTGTCAGTAAAAAGCGCCAGGCTGAGCAGACGTGTGCCGATTGCCATAATGATCCGGATTTGGCGGCAAAATACGGTTTTGGTGCGGCCAATCAGGTCAGTACCTACCAGGATAGTTATCACGGGTTGGCCGTGCTGAGAGGGGCGGAAGATGCGGCTAGCTGTGCTGATTGTCACAACGCCCATTTGATCCTCCCCCAGGACGATCCAGAATCATCTATTGCCCGCTCGAACATTGCCGAAACCTGCGGCGATTGTCACGAAGGTGCCACGACCCAGTTCGGTATGTCCTATACCCACGAATCCGTGATGCTGGGGCGGTTCCCGGTTCAAGATATCGTGAAATGGATTTACATTGCCTTGATCATTCTGGTCATCGGCGGCATGTTTTTTCATAACCTGATCATCTGGATTAAGAAAACCCGGCAAAAATATCGCCATGAGAAGAAAGAAGCGACCATTACCCGGATGACCAGTAATGAAATGAATCAGCACTGGCTTCTGTTTATTTCGTTTACCTTGCTGGTCATCACCGGATTTATGCTCAAGTTTCCGGAAGCCGGGTGGGTACAACTCTTTAGCAGTATCGGTATAAACGAAGCTGTCCGGGGAACAACTCACCGGGTGGCAGCCGTAGTTATGATCGCACTGTCACTGTACCATCTCTATTTCCTGATATTCACAAAACGCGGCCGGGAAGAGATCCGGGAACTGATGTTCGGTATCAGGGATGTGAAGGAGTTCTGGCAGGCGATGAAATACTATTTTGGCAAACGCCCGACACCTCCTTCGTATGGACACTACGATTATACCCAAAAAGCCGAATATTGGGCGCTGATATGGGGGACAGCGGTAATGGCCGCTACCGGGCTCATTCTTTGGTTCCCGACCATGCTGGGCGAAAATACGCCGCAGTGGCTGATTAAGGTGTCCGAGACCATCCATTATTATGAAGCTATTCTGGCCACTCTGGCTATTGTGATTTGGCACTTCTTCTTCACGATCTTCCATCCGGACGAATATCCTATGAGTATGATATGGCTCAATGGTGAGATGACGTTGGAGGAATGGCGGGAGAAGCATCCGGATAAGTACCAGGCCATGCTCAGGGAAGTGCAGGAGTATAAAAACGAGAAGAAATCTCTGGATGACCTGTCGATCGGTGCGCAGGCATACGTGGAAAAATACGGAACTGAGGAACCACCGGCGGGAGAATAA
- a CDS encoding CNNM domain-containing protein — translation MTLLIIYVLLALGVSFLCSVMEAVLLSVTPSYMASMEQKQHAVADRLRDLKENIDRPLSAILSLNTIAHTVGAAGAGAQAAIVFGNAYVGIFSAILTLLILVLSEIIPKTIGAVYWRKLTPAVVRTLIPIIWVLLPLVKVSQGITALLSSDSGETSMSREEFTALAKMGEEEGLFDEEESRILKNLFRFRSVRVKDVMTPRIVLFALPESMTVGEMVDEHDQLRFSRIPVYAESRDDITDYVLKDEILLHAARDEEDLPLGEFKREMIVVPEMMPLPELFERLLDNLEHIALVVDEFGGTAGVVSMEDVVETLLGMEIVDEADSVEDMQVLARQEWVKRAKRLGIVPEDFDEDGRDAKDLTEIEEPPVKGDGE, via the coding sequence ATGACTCTTCTTATAATATACGTCCTGCTGGCGCTTGGTGTCTCCTTTCTCTGCTCGGTCATGGAGGCGGTCCTGCTAAGTGTGACGCCATCGTATATGGCTTCTATGGAACAGAAACAACACGCCGTCGCCGATAGACTCCGGGATTTAAAGGAAAATATCGACCGACCATTATCGGCAATATTAAGTCTGAACACTATTGCCCACACTGTTGGCGCTGCCGGCGCAGGTGCGCAGGCCGCCATCGTTTTCGGGAACGCCTATGTGGGGATCTTTTCTGCGATTCTTACCCTGTTAATACTGGTGCTGTCAGAGATTATCCCAAAGACCATCGGCGCCGTGTACTGGCGGAAATTAACGCCCGCTGTGGTCCGGACGCTCATCCCCATCATCTGGGTGCTACTGCCGTTGGTAAAGGTGTCCCAGGGGATTACGGCCCTACTGTCCAGCGATTCCGGGGAAACGTCGATGAGCCGGGAGGAGTTTACCGCCTTGGCGAAGATGGGGGAGGAGGAAGGGTTATTCGACGAGGAGGAATCCAGGATTCTGAAGAACCTGTTTCGGTTCCGATCGGTGCGGGTGAAAGATGTGATGACGCCACGGATTGTTTTGTTTGCGCTGCCGGAATCGATGACCGTCGGTGAAATGGTGGATGAGCATGACCAACTGCGGTTTTCCCGGATTCCGGTCTATGCCGAAAGCCGGGATGACATCACCGATTACGTGCTCAAGGATGAAATTTTGCTCCATGCGGCCCGGGATGAAGAAGACCTTCCACTGGGAGAATTTAAACGGGAGATGATTGTCGTACCGGAGATGATGCCGCTGCCGGAACTGTTTGAGCGCCTGCTGGACAACCTGGAACATATCGCACTGGTTGTGGACGAGTTCGGTGGTACTGCTGGCGTGGTTTCCATGGAAGATGTGGTAGAGACTCTGCTGGGAATGGAAATTGTTGACGAGGCAGATTCTGTGGAGGATATGCAGGTGCTGGCCCGGCAGGAATGGGTCAAACGTGCCAAGCGTCTGGGCATTGTTCCGGAAGATTTTGATGAGGATGGCCGGGACGCCAAAGACCTGACGGAAATCGAAGAACCACCAGTGAAAGGGGATGGGGAATAA